Proteins encoded in a region of the Lepidochelys kempii isolate rLepKem1 chromosome 24, rLepKem1.hap2, whole genome shotgun sequence genome:
- the LOC140902664 gene encoding myelin-associated glycoprotein-like isoform X3 → MLGDTLWIPVDPTPLPPEKMKAAGILLTFGILFGGTLGGPWSAWMPQTIVAFEGTCVAIPCRFDYPDELRPSAVHGIWYFNSPYPRNYPPVVYKSRTSIVHESFQGRTRLLGDLQARNCTLQLGRLSPELAGKYFFRGDLGGYNQYTYSEHSNLEIINKPTIVPPAAVVVGTEAELRCVVPDNCPTMKPVVSWLHHEVLEEQAVFGQLEEESGTWSQVSLLKFRPSRENDGHELGCQVTYPNTTFLFEAFATLDVKYVPRILQVNSSLEITEGSHVVLACVVDSNPLALLAWFKEEAVLREEPSTNLTLELDNVTHAHDGIYTCVAENVYGRVNRSLALTIMYAPRKPSVNSSVVAVEGEPVTILCTTESNPEPIITIFKEKQIVATVVYESELLLEIPAVTHEDDGEYWCVAENQYGQRGSAFNLTVEFAPIILVESKCTAARDTVQCVCAVLANPEPVISFELPTRNVTVNETDQEFVYSQKTGYTVTSILTLRGEPDSQLFIVCSARNLYGTKNQQLQFHHSNNLMWAKVGPVGAVVAFAILIAAVCYVSQTRKKKNVNENSSFVQLEHPPVAYSGEYRPPGALDKSESKEICSLESH, encoded by the exons ttGACCCAACGCCGCTGCCCCCGGAGAAGATGAAGGCTGCTGGCATTCTGCTCACCTTCGGGATCCTATTTGGAG GCACCCTGGGTGGGCCGTGGAGCGCGTGGATGCCCCAGACCATTGTGGCCTTCGAGGGCACATGTGTGGCCATCCCGTGCCGCTTTGACTACCCGGACGAGCTGCGCCCCTCGGCCGTGCACGGCATCTGGTACTTCAACAGTCCCTACCCCCGGAACTACCCGCCCGTGGTGTACAAGTCACGCACCAGCATCGTTCACGAGAGCTTCCAGGGCCGCACccgcctgctgggtgacctccaGGCCCGCAACTGCACCCTGCAGCTCGGCCGCCTCAGCCCCGAGCTGGCGGGGAAGTACTTCTTCCGCGGGGACCTGGGCGGCTACAACCAGTACACCTACTCGGAGCACAGCAACCTGGAGATCATCA ACAAACCCACCATTGTGCCGCCGGCTGCGGTGGTGGTGGGGACGGAGGCGGAGCTGCGGTGCGTGGTGCCGGATAACTGCCCCACCATGAAGCCCGTGGTGAGCTGGCTACACCACGaggtgctggaggagcaggctgTCTTCggccagctggaggaggagagcgGCACCTGGAGCCAGGTGTCCCTGCTCAAGTTCCGGCCCTCGCGGGAGAACGACGGGCACGAGCTGGGCTGCCAGGTCACCTACCCCAACACCACCTTCCTCTTCGAGGCCTTCGCCACCCTGGACGTCAAGT ACGTGCCCCGGATCCTGCAGGTGAACTCGTCCCTGGAGATCACGGAGGGCTCGCACGTGGTGCTGGCGTGCGTGGTGGACAGCAACCCCCTGGCCTTGCTGGCGTGGTTCAAGGAGGAGGCCGTGCTGCGGGAGGAGCCATCCACCAACCTGACGCTGGAGCTGGACAACGTCACTCACGCGCACGACGGGATCTACACCTGTGTGGCCGAGAACGTGTATGGGCGGGTGAACCGCTCCCTGGCCCTCACCATCATGT ACGCCCCGCGGAAGCCGTCGGTGAACTCCTCGGTGGTGGCAGTGGAGGGGGAGCCGGTGACTATCCTGTGCACCACCGAGAGCAACCCGGAGCCCATCATCACTATCTTCAAGGAGAAGCAGATCGTGGCCACGGTGGTCTACGAGAGCGAGCTGCTGCTGGAGATCCCCGCCGTGACCCACGAGGACGACGGGGAGTACTGGTGTGTGGCGGAGAACCAGTACGGCCAGCGCGGCTCCGCCTTCAACCTCACCGTGGAGT TCGCTCCCATAATCCTCGTGGAGTCGAAGTGCACGGCGGCCCGGGACACGGTGCAGTGTGTCTGCGCTGTGCTGGCCAATCCGGAGCCCGTGATCTCCTTCGAGCTGCCCACCCGGAACGTGACGGTCAACGAGACTGACCAGGAGTTCGTCTATTCCCAGAAGACGGGCTACACGGTCACCAGCATCCTGACGCTGCGTGGGGAGCCGGACTCGCAGCTCTTCATTGTCTGCTCCGCCCGCAACCTGTACGGCACCAAGAACCAGCAGCTCCAGTTCCACCACTCCA ACAATCTGATGTGGGCGAAGGTGGGGCCGGTGGGTGCCGTGGTGGCCTTTGCGATTCTCATCGCCGCCGTGTGTTACGTGAGTCAGACACGGAAAAA